agtgcaCTCCTCTCCTGACAAATCAGTGAGATATAGGTGAATTATGAAGCCTTGTTAAAGGTCTTAATTCCTGAAGGGGTGGTCAGTGCTGGGTCAGTGCAGAGTtcagccagccaggagctgcttccaAGGTAGCAGCACTGACAATAGCAATAATCACTCATTTTTCAAAGGGCTTTTCAGAATGTTGTGGTCTTGTCCATACAAACAAcatccctccagctctgctgaagaaattatttatgggTAGAAACTTTACCATTAGATGTTTGGGCTAGGAAATTCTGACAATAACCATACAACTTACAGGTGGAACACTGGATCTGCTAGCTATAAGGATTTTTCTGGTGGTTGACTTCATATTCAGTCCTGGAATATCATGAGCCTCTCCAACAATGAGGCCAAGGGAGATTGTTGGTTTCAAGATGTCAGGATAATCAGAGCAATGTACAGATTCACTTACTAATTGGTGCTGGCCTGTGACAATTAAGTAATTTGAGGAATTTGTGTAGGGAATCATCTTTTTCATCAGGTAGATCTGAATCTTACGTTATTCCACAGTGAGGAGATTTAATGCATCCCTGAGGGGCTGAGTGCATTGGAGAATGCAGCAGTGAGCTCAGCATCTGGGCTCTGTTATGGGATTCTTGACACTGGATTCAAATAGGATCACAGAAAAGCAGATGGGTTGTGATGCAGCTCAAACAAGAGGCCCAGAAATTTTTGGAaatgcagagcctgctggaCAAACACTTTGATTTTTCAGGATGTGTAAAGAAATAGAAGccaaaatgagaaaacaaacagaaaaatctatGCTAAGGCAACCATCACTAGCACAGCAAATAATCCATGACTGAACAATATATACTAGATTATGTACCAATGTTATAGACCAGATGCCTATGATAAACTGTTATGAAAAAGTTCAGTACATCATTGGCTATTCAAAGGTAAAACTcctatttcattctttttctgattttctctccACAATCATTTGCAACTTATTTAGTGTTCTAGGAGTTTTAAAGCCTATATATACTGAATCTGTACAGTTCCCAGGTCTGTAGCTGTTCTAAtcaagacacacacacacacaaatgcatATTTACAATTTTCCAGACCATAGGTTTAGCTTTGGAAAAATAGGACCAGCTTTGTATATAGGCTTTGTTCTTTGATGTCCTAAGAAAAGGGAAACCTTCTATTCTTCTAGGAAAATGATAAGGCAATTCTGAAtatgtgttttgtttgtaaCTCTTTTAGCTGATAATGCCTAACAATCTGTTTGCTtttctagcaaacattcattaTGTCTTCACAGAGTTATCTGTTACACCTCCAGCATCTCCTCCAGACTAATGTAATATTATCCCATATTACCCAAAACTTGAATGTTAGGCCTGCTTTTCCCCTTTCACATGTGATAGGAGAGCACATGTTAACGTGTAATACGATTTGTACTAAAACCATATTTCACCTGCTGGTTTTCCTGTTCTGTCACTTCAGACTGCAGTCTGGCTTGGCACATCTTCACTGTTAGCTCTTCTTATTCATGCAAGATCTTCCATGGTGACTTGCTTCTTttatgagaagtagaaaagctCAAGTAGCTCAAACCTACCTGATCTCCTTTACCTCAAGGTTTGCAGATTTCTTCAAAGAATATTTACAGCTCTATGGAACATGATTTCCCCTTGTGGAATCACAAGTTCTGTTTAGCCATTTGTCCAGCAACTCTCAGCTGTACTGTGGCTCCCACCAACTTGTCATGTGGTCATTCCTGGTCCAAAGCTCTCTGCATCTCCACTGAATGTTTTCTAAAAATTAGTGTTGTGTTTGTGACCTTCCATTCATCTAGCACTTAAGACagttttaagtgaaaaaaatataaagcacaGTTCAAAGTTCAGCCATTTCATCACTTGAATTTCCTTAGAACTCTTGGATGAATACCATCTGTCTTGTCATTTTGCTTCAAATTCTTTTACACTTGGATTTGAGACAGATGCTTTACCATGCCTCTTCCATTAAAAATTTTGTCGGGAAAACTGCCCTAAACCCCTCTCTACAAGGTTAAAAAGTTTTCTTCTAGGCATTGCTACTGTATCTTGAGCATGCATTGTCCCTGGGAGTCTGGCAGCCCTCTTGGTTCTGTGCATGCATAGGCTTTGGatgagttaattttcttcccagtagcCGGTACAGTGCTGTATATTGGATTTAAGGGGAGGATAACGTTGATTTCATTGTCACTGAGCAGTGTTTACACTTAATCAAGGACTTTTCAGCTTCTcatgctgccctggcagccaggaggctggggatgcacaaggagctggaaggagtcacagctgggacaggtgaccctCACCACTGACCAAACAGATATTCAATGCCCTAAGAGTCAGCATATAACTAGGGTGAAAGCTGGCTGAAGCACACTCTTTGGAAAATGGCTGGGCATTATTTGgttgtttttcatttgcatcacttcatctgcatttttaaatatttttgttattttcctttttagtataatttatacatttattattattttatttcaattatgaAGCTGTTTCTATCTCAAGGCATGAGTTTACTTTTACCATTCCAagtctctcccccatcccaccgTTTGGgggagtggctgtgtggggcttggtTGCTGGTTGGAGCTCAGACGCAACAGATGTGTTTGAAAGTTGTTAGTCTGTTTTCTCATGCTGCTCTGATGCTCTTTTGCTTTGCCACATATTGCTATGTCTGGCCTGCTGatgtgtgggggtttttttggctttctgGTTTAGAAATAACTTGAACTTTCTAAAAATTGCTTTCCTACATTTGTTATTCTCTCATTCTTCCTCTTTATCCACCTCAGACTTATTTTTGGCGGACTTTTGGTCTGCTTTACTGTGTGGGATCTTTATGCTGAATGTCTAGTGCAAAGTGAGAGTTCTTCCCAGTGCCTGCAAACCATTTTGGGCATTCCTTTTAGTCTTGGTTTTACACCTCCCAGTTCACCTCCAGTGAGTTATTTCATAAGTTTGTCCATATTGAGAAGTGATGTGAAAAActaatttagctttttttctaTGGCCTTATCTTTACTGAACATTCCCATTATACTTTGATTACTTATTAGTCCTTTCAGCAAGCGCTCACAGACGGGCATTACATGAACTCCCTGACCTGACACATCATACTTTATAAACTTTAATTTGAAAGCAGTAATTTTCATGTActcttttccatttgcttttacATTGAACATCCTTCTTgcaaaaaggacaaaatatggggtttttaaaaaaattttaattatctttAGTCATGGCATCATTCTCAGTTGATAGGTCAGCCTGGTGCAGAGTTTTTGGTGTGCAACTTGTAAGGACACCTGAAGGGTtgtatttcaatttaaaaaaaaaaaaaaccaagcattTCAAAAAATCAAATTAGTCAACATACTCTGACTTTACCCCTCCATtgcagaaaatttaaataatcttATCAGAAAGACTCCGTGAAGCATCACTGTTCTGCCCAGGGACAGAATGTTGGAAGTGAGAGGATGCGGGAAGTCTGAACAGGATGTGGTAACAAGATCAGCATGATCTTGGATACACACTATAACAGGCCTCTAGATTTTTTGAGTTGAGGATGCAGGTGCTGTAGGACTGTGAATTCTACAGCAAAACATGTTCTTGAGCACTGGAGGTGCTGTTCTGcctttcacttctggtttatgccTGTGGCTTCAGGAAATCTGAGCCTGAAAAATGGAGCCATTGATCTCACGTGTGCCAAGTTATCTCTGGCAGGTCCAACATGTAAAACAGCAGCTAATCCTTCTGATGGCACTTAAATATCTCAGGGGCACggtggggaggaaaaagaaactctTGGTGTTCTAAGGCTCTCTAAGATTAACACCTACTccagtataaaaatatttgaattgcCTTTACAGTTACTTAATTTCCATGCTTACAAGAATATACTGTTTTTCTCAAGCCTCTTGTTTCAGAAAGTGCTGTTATCTTTGACCTATTCAGTGACATTTACCATAGTAAAGTCCTGAAAACACTTTTTATCTTACACATAGTACAATGATGGGACACAAACTTACTTCATAAGCTAATGGACAATAGGgacacattttaaacaaaatcttGGAAGCCTGCCCTTTATATTACTTAATTTTTTAGACATTACACATTTCAGGGCTGGGCTTTTCAAGGCCTAATAAAAGTTATTTCCTGGTATTTAGCTCAACAAATTAAACTTGAGCTATTTAGTTTAACTGTAGGATCTCAAATTTCCCAGTTGAAAATATTGTTAGGTACCTAGATTTAAgcctttatatatattaaaataaaaagtgagaGCCAAGAAATAGTATAACTGGTGACACTGTTACAACCACGAACAGGAATGCATCAGGAGCACTTGTTCTTTACAGATGCCTTCTTTCTGCAGCAATCTACTGGGGGTAGACATTCCAACATTTTTCATGCAGTTCTGCAAGCTGTGTATTTTATGAGAAGCCAGTAATACTAGAGccagggggagagggaaggtgTAGCAACATCTGGGAAGACATGCCCCTAACCACATCTGTCTTATAGCCAAGGCCAGCAACCCTGAGCTCTGGAAGAGAAGGTTCCAAACATTCACTCATTATCAGCTCCTAAGGCAAAACAAAGGCCTGTGCTTCAGCAGCCTGGGGAAAGATAATCCAGGAGTAATTATCCAGAACTTCACTActtgagagattttttttcacccaCAAGGTAACACAGGCAAAGGCTACTGTAAGGAAAGCATCAGTTTTAACGAATGGCAGTGGGAGAGGAAATCAGTTAAAGGAGTTTGAGTGGCAGCAAAAGCTCCAGGAGTCAATGCCTAAGGGATTTGCCAGTTCTGCAGTAACAGCAAGAGCCCAGGAACATTGCATGTTCGCACAGAGGATTCCAGTATTCTGGGGGTGCCCAGCCTCTCGGAAACATCATGAACGCAAAAAGAATAATGTACAACATTTTATTACAAAACTGTTAAAAAAGTAATACAATGCAACAAAATACTACAAAATATAAGATCAGCTATTAAGCTACCTTTGTTTTACTTAGCTAAAAAGAAACACCTGGCTATCAGTCACTGAATTTCAATAAAACCATTAAATatgcagaaacagcagaaacatTCAAcaacttttgtttttccaaaccGAACTGTAGCAGCCATTGGCTACTGCTTACGTTATAAATTGAAGTCTCCCTACAAAGAACCACATTACCTATACACAATTCTGTACAGATTTTTATACTGAAGCTAACAATGAGCTGCACTTGAGTTCACATTCTTAGCAAAATATTGGATCCCGAGCATAAATCTTTACAGCAGGACATTCATTTattcttcatcttcatcatcttcttcctcttcttcctcctcttcctcttcctcctcctcctcctcctctggctcTGCTTTCTTCTTAGATCCTGCAGGCCTACCTGGGCCCTTCTTTCCTGCATCACTCTTGCTCTTGGCACGATATGCTGCAATGTCCtgcaagaaaaatgcttttaagtTGCTAGCACTAGAACACTGAAGACAAATCTGCACTGCTTTGGTATTTCAATGCTACTGTACTGCAGAGGTCAGGTACAGTGGAtgcaaaaaagcagaatttccacCTTGGGACTTTCATGCTTAAATCTTTAAGCAAAAGAACATGCAATGCAGACAGTTTTAAGAATTTTATGACCATGGTGCTTTAGAGTCTGACTACATTTATTTTAGCAAGCAGGTGACCTGTTTTCTGGTAGTAAGGCATCTTGCTGGTAAAATCTCTAGACATGCAAACCCACACCCAGGCTCACTGTAAGGGTTCCAGATACCTGCCCTGCCAACCTTTCCATGTCTTCTAAAGGCTGACAGAAAGCATTAAGGATTATAAGCCCCTTACGGTGTGGGTGCAAGACACAAGTCATATATTTACAGTGAGCTCCACAACTTTAACTTTTTTGTATTACTTTTACTGTACCTTTTCATACTTCTCCTTTAGTTTTGCAGCCTTCTGTTCGTATGGCAGTTTATCTTTAGCCGACTGTTCAGACCACATTTCACCTAATTTCTTTGCTGTATCTCCAATAGACAAGCCAGGATGGTCGTTTTTGATTTTCGGACGGTGCTcagaacagaaaaggaagaacgCAGATCTACATCGAGAGATAGTGTTTAAAGTTAAGTATCTAGCTATTGGAATACTTTTTTCTGTGGGGGAAGGGAGTCATAGAAACACTCACGGTGGTCTTTTAGGAGCGTTGGggtcctttttctttcccttcttctcGCCTTTGGGAGGAACATAGTTTTTCATCTCCCTGTCATAGCGAGCTTTGTCTCCTTTAGCCATTTCTTCaaactttcctttttccttgcttGACATTGTCTGTGGACACACGGAGGGGAAAGAAGAGGCTGGATGAGATAAAGCAGCTACTGACCCACTAACGCctaagcagcagctgctcccagggatcttTTCCCAGCAGCCCGCAGCAGGGGCGGGGGCTGGCCCGCCAGGGGCTCAGcacggctcggcccggccccgctcaccTTCCACCGCTCCGAGCACTTCCGCGAGAACTCTGCGAAGTTGACGGACGAGTCCGGGTGCTTCTTCTTGTGCTCCTCGCGGCACGTCTGCACGAAGTAGGCGTACGAGGACATCTTGCCCCGCGGCTTATTGGGGTCGCCTTTGCCCATGGCGAGGTCGGCGCGGGTCCCTGCGGGAGGAGGTGTGTGGGGAGGCAGCGTGAGGCGGGGCCGCGCCTCAGGCCGCTCCCGCCTCTCGCCCGCTGGCGCCTTCCCGCCCCAgcgcgcccggccccggccccgcccctgcCGCGGCCCCTCTGTCCGCGCCCCCCCGCCGGGCCCGCGGCCCCTTCCCCGCCGGGCGCCTCTCCCCGCCCCCcgcggcggctgcggcgggcagcccgcccggccccgccgcccgcgccccagcccgccccgccggggccggagccgccgccgccctcccgGCCCCACCCGCCCGCCAGGAAtcctcccctcagccccgggCGTGCCGCCCGCCCGCCACGGGAGCCCCTCGGTGTCTCTGCGCCCGGGACAGCCGCTGGTGTCCGCTCCCCCCCGCGCTCCCTCCGTCCCTCCCGGAGCGCTGCCGCCCTGCGGACGCGGGCCTTGCCTGGCTGGGCGGagcgggcggcgcgggcgctgctccCTCAGGTGCTGCTACCGAATGGTGCCCGGCCGCGCTCTTACCGCCTCTTGTTTTCCGCGGCACTGCCCGCCACAGCAACCCGACCCGCGGCGCCCGAGAGCCCGccccccgccgcagcccattggctgCCGCGCACGTTCAAACTGCCCGAAGCTCCGCCCCTTGGCGCGGAGAATGGACGGGATTGGCTGTCTGCCGCTCTGACGTTAGCGGCCGAGCTACTCCCGGGCTAGGTCGAGCGCGAGGGGGTCGTTGGCGCTTATACCCGTTGGAACCGGTTGGGGCGAGGAGAGTGGGGGGGGCGGGGCTGGGCGGAGCGCGCTGGGCGGTGATTGGGAGAGAGGGACGGTTTAAAAAACCGCGGGGGCCGCTGCCATTGGCCGGCGTGGGCTACGGCCGATCTGATTGGGCGGAGCGCGGGGGGCTGCAGCGtggtttaaaaatacaaaggGAGTGGGGTTGGCGGCGgcttcctcagctctgcctgctcctcagcTAGGCCTGCCCGGCTCGGGGCGGCCGGGGCAGCAGCCCCGCCCTCTGCCTCCGTCCTTCCCTCCGTGGGGCAGCGGCTGGCTGTAAAACTGGGCTGAAAGTTGGGTTTCGGTGCCCAGGCGAGCCCCGTTT
The genomic region above belongs to Molothrus aeneus isolate 106 chromosome 4, BPBGC_Maene_1.0, whole genome shotgun sequence and contains:
- the HMGB2 gene encoding high mobility group protein B2; translation: MGKGDPNKPRGKMSSYAYFVQTCREEHKKKHPDSSVNFAEFSRKCSERWKTMSSKEKGKFEEMAKGDKARYDREMKNYVPPKGEKKGKKKDPNAPKRPPSAFFLFCSEHRPKIKNDHPGLSIGDTAKKLGEMWSEQSAKDKLPYEQKAAKLKEKYEKDIAAYRAKSKSDAGKKGPGRPAGSKKKAEPEEEEEEEEEEEEEEEEDDEDEE